One genomic region from Quercus robur chromosome 4, dhQueRobu3.1, whole genome shotgun sequence encodes:
- the LOC126722217 gene encoding vacuolar protein sorting-associated protein 60.1 → MKRVFGVKKDKEPPPSINDASDRINKRGETVDEKIKRLDVELSRYKEQIKKTRPGPAQEAVKARAMRVLKQKRMYEGQRDMLYNQTFNLDQVSFASEGIKDAQQTMSALKSANKELKGMMKTVKIQDIDNLQDEMMDLMDVSSEIQESLGRSYSVPDDIDEDDLMGELDALEADMGTEADGVPSYLQPDTESNLDSELNLPSAPTGQAAVPAGRSNAQAEDELGLPTVPRASLRG, encoded by the exons atgaagagggTTTTCGGCGTGAAGAAAGATAAAGAGCCTCCACCGTCGATTAACGACGCCTCCGATAGG ATCAATAAAAGAGGTGAAACAGTGGATGAGAAGATCAAAAGGCTTGATGTTGAGCTTAGTAGATATAAAGAGCAGATCAAGAAAACGAGACCTGGCCCTGCTCAAGAAGCTGTTAAAGCTCGAGCCATGAGGGTTCTCAAGCAAAAGAGAAT GTATGAAGGACAACGGGACATGCTGTACAATCAGACATTCAATCTTGATCAAGTTTCCTTTGCTTCCGAGGGTATTAAAGATGCTCAGCAAACA ATGTCAGCTTTGAAATCTGCAAACAAGGAGTTGAAAGGAATGATGAAAACTGTGAAGATTCAAGACATTGAT AACTTGCAAGATGAGATGATGGACCTAATGGATGTGAGTTCTGAAATTCAAGAGAGCCTGGGTAGAAGCTATAGTGTGCCAGATGACATTGATGAGGATGACCTTATGGGTG AACTTGATGCTTTGGAAGCGGACATGGGAACTGAAGCTGATGGGGTGCCCTCTTATCTCCAACCTGATACAGAATCCAATTTGGATTCGGAACTCAACTTGCCTTCAGCGCCCACAGGACAAGCAGCTGTACCAGCAGGCAGATCCAATGCCCAG GCTGAGGACGAACTGGGTTTACCTACTGTGCCTCGGGCATCTCTTCGTGGTTAG